CACTATGCTGCATTACTGAACCCCAAGCGTTGTGCCCTGTTGGTAGTGACTCCATGGGTCATCTCCAATCTTGTCTCAATACTGCATCTCAGTCTGCTGAGTCTCTTGACTATCTGTGATCAGAGAAAAATCCCACACTTTTTCTGTGACCTGGAACCCATTTTAAGGTTTGCTTGctcagacactcaaatcaatgacTTGACAATCCTAGTTGTTGGGGGAGCAGTTATCTTTATCCCCTTCACCTTCATTATTGTCTCCTATGCCATTATTTGTTGCACTGTACTTGGGGTTACTTCAGCCAAAGGGAAGTGGAGAACATTCTCCACTTGTGGCTCCCATCTCTCAGCTGTGGCCCTCTTCTATGGATCCATTGTTGGGGTATACTTTCTCCCCTCTTCTGCCTACTCAGCAGAAAGGGATAAGGTAGCTGCCATCATATATACAATTGTAACTCCCATGATGAACCCCTTCATTTATAGTCTGAGGAACAAGGACATGAAAGGAGCACTGAGGAGACTATTCAGCAAGAAAATCTTTTTCTGGAGGTGGTTAGCCCTGCCATAAGAGACACCTCGATCAACTTTCTAGACTTGGATTAGCACACAGAGGGTCCAAAGCCTCAGGCTATTGTGCTACTATGGTAGTTGCTCATTCATTTCCTGCCCCCAATCCAGGCCCAAGATTCTAGATCAGGTTCATCTCTCcatcaaaaacaacaataattaaacagaacaaaaatgtgCCTTTATTCCACAATTTTTTACCAGTTACATAGAGCTCTCCCTGAATAAGCTCATGGCTGTATAGTCAGTACTTAGTATTTGTTCTCTaatttttggtttgtgtttccctctcaTCTCTACCAAACTCTATATGTTAGATCATTGATAGGAAgggatgaaggagggaaggagggaaggagggaaggaaggaagcaagggatggaggaaggaaggaagagagggagggaagaattggTAATAGCCCAATATCTTATAGACAATACCATATTAAAGTTCACAATTCCCAAACAACTTGATTCTCACAATAACTCTTTGAGGTAAATACCATATCATTCTTATGTACTAGGCAAGAAAAAAGATGTGCCAGCAGAAGAAAAGCAAGCTAAGAGGAACCAATCATGTCACTTGTGCTGCTCTGAACCCTACAGATGCTCCCCACCAAAGATAAACGTCTTTTAAGCATTTAAGAACTTTTACCACTTGGATATACTTGTATTTTCAGGAGTTTGAACCATCATTCATTAACCCCTACCCCACCACTTTCAGAACACCCTACATTCCAGCTACATTGAACACCTTATCATTCTTTGAGCAGTCTATGGGTTTGCATGACTCTTGTCTTTGTACATGTTACATCTTCTCTGGATTATCAGTTCCACTTTCTTCCTATAGACAtttgacactttttaaaagactCCACCTCAAGTCTTACATTCTGTGTGAATTCTTTCATAATTCTTCCATCTCTTTAGGTACAAttattcccttttctcctctaGGCCCCTGCAGCACTTTATTTTGTCATTGTATCATTTATCACAATAAATTATAATGATCAGGACATTTGTTGATGCTATCCAAGATGATCTGAGCTCTTTGTGGTGTGGAGgaactattttttattaatatttgtagCTCTAGCCTGGTATAATTCCTGGAacagagtaggtactcagtaagcaaaattataaaaaaaaaagtctttcaaaagagaaaatttagttTATCTTGTGCTGACTTGTTGAGTAATATTAGAGGAATCAACTAATAATATCTCTGAGATTTAGTGCCCCACTGATACCATCCAAGAAACAGTATACTAACTTTTGCATACTAGCTACCCACATGGACCATACAGGACGTGTTTGAGATTAAATCATTCTGAGACAGAAGGCTGTTGAAAATGCCATACTGGGTAGGTTCCAGGAGTCCAAAATAAATccagagaaatataaagaaaatcaagtatTAAAGGTATACAAGAATATGAGAGCTTGAGGTAAAAGCATTTTTGTGTGGGTATGGAAGCTAAAACATGATACCTGGTCCCTTTTATGGTGTATC
This region of Felis catus isolate Fca126 chromosome X, F.catus_Fca126_mat1.0, whole genome shotgun sequence genomic DNA includes:
- the LOC101092501 gene encoding olfactory receptor 1468-like gives rise to the protein MRLNFSLFRHSRTMHQGNQSISKFFLLGLTVGSEQQKLIFMLFLCMYLVTMVGNLLIILAIINDAHLHSPMYFFLANLSFNDICFTTTTIPKMLADIPSQSPTISFAGCLTQMYFFMLLVDLDNFLLAAMAYDRYVAICHPLHYAALLNPKRCALLVVTPWVISNLVSILHLSLLSLLTICDQRKIPHFFCDLEPILRFACSDTQINDLTILVVGGAVIFIPFTFIIVSYAIICCTVLGVTSAKGKWRTFSTCGSHLSAVALFYGSIVGVYFLPSSAYSAERDKVAAIIYTIVTPMMNPFIYSLRNKDMKGALRRLFSKKIFFWRWLALP